Proteins from a genomic interval of Sporolactobacillus sp. Y61:
- a CDS encoding NlpC/P60 family protein — protein sequence MKVNKKRMTVSLVLTAGLTYTTVAPSITYANPSLSQINKETQQQQALKAQLSDRQQELQSELDKINKKQLKLTTNISDAQAEINKANDKIAALKDEIKIINKRIKERQGLLNDRLVSIYKNGGSINYLDVLFGSKNFGDFIDRTKALYTITQQDQKIINDQKNDQKAVSVKKKTVEKKQTSNVAKLEKLKSDLAEVEKLQDQRKLAVAALSNKQSDVSKKLAQLSGAASDVRHISELSYSPANHSSSHANTAEKNKSERSASGSSGKSNQSTPLTLSASVATGGISGILNYGNQFIGRSTYAFGASSPSTGQFDCSGFVHAAFAANGIGVGRSTSALVNTGRPVSYSQAKPGDLIFFDTYKTNGHVGIYLGGGRFIGSQSSTGVAVASVNNVYWKERFSGVVRRVLN from the coding sequence ATGAAAGTAAATAAGAAGAGAATGACTGTCTCACTCGTACTTACCGCCGGCCTGACATACACTACCGTAGCACCATCCATTACATACGCAAATCCTTCTTTAAGCCAGATTAACAAAGAAACACAGCAGCAGCAGGCGCTGAAAGCACAATTGAGTGACCGGCAGCAGGAGCTTCAGTCAGAACTGGATAAGATAAATAAAAAACAGCTGAAACTGACAACAAACATCAGCGATGCACAGGCGGAAATCAATAAAGCCAATGATAAAATTGCTGCTCTGAAAGATGAAATAAAGATCATTAATAAAAGAATTAAAGAACGTCAGGGGCTTCTGAATGACAGACTTGTCTCCATTTATAAGAATGGCGGTTCAATCAATTATCTGGACGTCCTGTTCGGCTCGAAAAACTTTGGCGATTTTATTGATCGGACAAAGGCACTTTATACGATCACCCAGCAGGATCAGAAGATTATAAACGATCAGAAGAATGATCAGAAAGCTGTCAGTGTGAAGAAGAAGACGGTTGAAAAGAAACAGACTTCAAATGTTGCAAAACTTGAGAAACTGAAAAGTGATCTTGCTGAGGTGGAAAAACTTCAGGATCAGCGAAAACTTGCTGTTGCTGCACTCTCGAATAAGCAGTCAGATGTTTCAAAGAAACTGGCGCAGCTGTCCGGTGCTGCCTCAGATGTGCGACATATCAGCGAATTATCTTATTCTCCTGCCAATCATTCATCCTCGCATGCGAATACGGCAGAGAAAAACAAGTCAGAGAGATCTGCTTCAGGCTCCTCCGGCAAGAGCAATCAGTCGACTCCCCTTACGTTATCTGCTTCGGTTGCAACCGGCGGTATTTCAGGCATTCTGAATTACGGAAATCAATTCATCGGTAGATCCACTTATGCATTTGGCGCGTCCAGTCCATCCACGGGTCAGTTTGACTGCTCCGGATTCGTTCATGCAGCCTTTGCTGCAAACGGCATCGGGGTTGGCCGAAGCACCAGTGCACTCGTTAATACCGGCCGGCCAGTCAGTTACAGTCAGGCAAAACCCGGCGATCTAATTTTCTTTGATACATACAAGACAAACGGACATGTCGGTATTTATCTCGGCGGAGGCCGGTTTATTGGTTCACAGAGCAGCACCGGTGTCGCCGTCGCAAGTGTGAATAATGTCTACTGGAAAGAGCGTTTCAGTGGCGTCGTTCGCCGCGTACTGAACTGA
- a CDS encoding ATP-binding cassette domain-containing protein codes for MKITHLSYHYPKSKKNLFHDLSMEILPGRMNILIGMNGEGKTTLFDILAGLIDTDAQIEHPVPAHEVLYQIQGVPVLSTIRGKIWLN; via the coding sequence TTGAAAATTACACATCTGTCTTACCATTACCCAAAGAGTAAAAAAAATCTGTTTCATGATCTGTCAATGGAAATTTTACCGGGCCGGATGAACATCCTGATTGGGATGAACGGAGAGGGGAAAACGACACTTTTTGACATCCTGGCCGGTCTGATTGACACGGATGCACAGATCGAACATCCGGTTCCGGCTCATGAAGTCCTTTATCAGATTCAGGGTGTTCCTGTTTTAAGCACCATCCGGGGAAAGATCTGGCTGAACTGA
- a CDS encoding AAA family ATPase, translated as MGHDEDALGKITYIWNTQYGKMSPGERRWFTILLYCLLDKQLYLFDEPTAGVDPYSAQQIIAGIRHLQERKGKTVLYTTHRIEDLRYFPCYQIHVLHHGKIVLSAGEQDWVSESRGKHMPFLNNLVDSLPHAEEKYGD; from the coding sequence TTGGGCCATGACGAAGACGCATTAGGGAAGATAACTTATATATGGAACACGCAGTATGGAAAAATGTCGCCGGGCGAGAGACGCTGGTTTACGATCCTGCTTTATTGTCTGCTGGATAAGCAGCTTTACCTTTTTGATGAACCGACAGCCGGAGTGGACCCGTATTCAGCTCAGCAGATTATTGCAGGCATCAGACATCTTCAGGAACGTAAAGGGAAGACCGTTCTTTATACCACCCACCGAATTGAGGATCTCAGATACTTTCCCTGTTATCAGATCCATGTCCTGCATCATGGAAAAATTGTGCTGAGTGCCGGGGAACAGGACTGGGTATCGGAATCCAGGGGGAAACACATGCCCTTTCTAAATAACCTTGTAGATTCATTACCACATGCTGAAGAAAAGTATGGTGATTGA
- a CDS encoding sensor histidine kinase codes for MNLFPKSTGPYPYVWLLLWFPQFFFNVLQADGYAVKITGVVCGLILMFVFRQMYWAANWNLVLYFYMGIIAVSLVAMIIDPVMLFYSILPVLLLAYADKSNQLAAGLSGLVLAFIAVSWLHSGSLSFFFPSYIFFLLIIELTVAVAVFLYERTKKLHHQLNDANEQIIALTREQERSRFARDLHDTLGHTLTMIIMKSELAFRFIEKDGQKAKKEIEEMEHIAREALRQTRDLVSGTRNRSLTEELNEAKRILIEKGIDVLMKFPDHWPLLPHQDETMIALVLREAVTNIVRHSAAAHCELNSHLSQQNLIIDITDDGKGIKDSAAAGSGLQTMQERMKLAGGTVVFIPKSKGTTVRLSLPLPPKRESEGA; via the coding sequence ATGAACCTGTTCCCAAAATCAACCGGCCCATATCCTTATGTCTGGCTGCTCCTGTGGTTCCCACAGTTCTTTTTCAATGTTCTGCAGGCAGACGGATATGCAGTAAAGATAACAGGTGTGGTCTGCGGATTAATTCTGATGTTTGTATTCAGACAGATGTATTGGGCGGCAAACTGGAATCTGGTGCTTTATTTTTACATGGGCATCATTGCGGTGAGTCTCGTTGCCATGATTATCGACCCGGTCATGTTATTTTACAGCATTCTGCCGGTTCTGCTGCTGGCTTATGCGGATAAGAGCAATCAACTTGCAGCCGGACTTTCCGGGCTTGTTCTGGCTTTTATCGCTGTTTCATGGCTCCATTCAGGCAGTCTTTCGTTTTTCTTCCCTTCTTATATTTTTTTCCTGTTAATCATTGAGTTAACAGTGGCTGTAGCGGTTTTTCTATATGAACGAACGAAGAAGCTGCATCATCAGCTCAATGATGCGAATGAACAGATTATTGCCCTGACCCGTGAACAGGAACGCAGCCGCTTCGCCCGGGATCTGCATGATACACTGGGTCATACGTTGACAATGATTATTATGAAAAGCGAGCTGGCGTTTCGATTTATTGAAAAAGATGGACAAAAGGCAAAAAAAGAAATAGAGGAAATGGAGCACATTGCGCGGGAAGCCCTGCGTCAGACCCGTGACCTGGTCTCCGGTACCAGAAATCGGTCACTGACCGAAGAATTAAATGAGGCAAAGCGGATTTTAATTGAAAAGGGAATTGATGTGCTCATGAAGTTTCCTGATCATTGGCCGCTCCTGCCCCATCAGGATGAAACGATGATCGCTCTTGTCCTTCGTGAAGCGGTGACCAATATTGTCCGGCACAGTGCGGCCGCTCATTGTGAGCTTAACAGTCACCTGAGTCAACAAAACCTGATCATTGATATTACGGACGACGGGAAGGGGATAAAAGACAGTGCTGCGGCAGGAAGCGGGCTGCAGACCATGCAGGAAAGGATGAAGCTGGCCGGCGGGACGGTCGTTTTTATACCGAAGTCAAAGGGGACGACCGTTCGACTGTCGTTACCCCTGCCGCCTAAAAGGGAGAGTGAAGGCGCTTGA